One genomic region from Magallana gigas chromosome 3, xbMagGiga1.1, whole genome shotgun sequence encodes:
- the LOC136273705 gene encoding uncharacterized protein: MDDADISDVANWCTVDSTDSNLNQDEDASNFTELEDKEEVCFTETSSQTIPTPFLSIENFIDDHEGMLFYTGLATHTYFLFVLHSLGPAAYHLRYLYNQVQNLSVENQLFLTLIKLRQNQTNYELSRSFGISKTTVDNIWITWVNFMARQFREINFWPDRDTVNLFSPCDFFQKFPSTRVIIDGTEIPVKKPKTPVAQQSTFSTYKNRNTVKVLVGATPGGLISYISPAYGGSTSDRQIVERSPLTNLCEPGDSIMSDKGFNVQDLFAPKDVKVNIPTFFKKKNRMSNKTVLRDRKISSKRVHIERLIGLAKTFKILKGPLNSTETKLASEISYVCFIMCNFRKCIVPKHA, encoded by the coding sequence ATGGATGATGCTGATATCTCTGATGTGGCAAACTGGTGTACTGTTGATTCAACAGACAGCAACTTAAATCAGGATGAAGATGCATCAAATTTTACTGAGTTGGAAGACAAGGAAGAAGTGTGCTTCACAGAGACATCATCTCAAACCATCCCTACACCTTTTTTATCCATAGAAAACTTTATTGATGACCATGAAGGAATGCTATTTTACACCGGTCTTGCAACACACACATATTTCCTTTTTGTTCTTCATAGTTTAGGTCCAGCTGCTTATCATCTAAGATATCTTTACAATCAAGTTCAAAATTTGTCAGTTGAAAATCAACTGTTTTTAACTTTGATAAAACTAAGACAGAACCAAACAAACTATGAATTGAGTCGCTCATTTGGAATATCAAAAACTACAGTAGACAACATTTGGATTACATGGGTAAATTTTATGGCAAGACAATTTAGAGAAATTAATTTCTGGCCTGATAGAGACACAGTTAATTTGTTTTCACCCTgtgacttttttcaaaaatttccctctACAAGAGTTATTATTGATGGCACTGAAATCCCAgtcaaaaaaccaaaaaccccTGTTGCTCAACAATCTACCTTCTCAACTTACAAAAACAGAAACACTGTTAAAGTGCTTGTTGGTGCTACACCTGGAGGACTTATATCATACATCTCCCCAGCTTATGGAGGGTCTACCAGTGACAGGCAAATTGTTGAACGTAGCCCTTTAACAAACCTTTGTGAACCAGGGGACTCGATTATGTCAGACAAAGGATTCAATGTCCAGGATTTGTTTGCCCCAAAAGATGTTAAGGTGAACATTCCCACattctttaagaaaaaaaaccgtatgtctaataaaactgttttaagaGACAGAAAAATTTCAAGCAAACGTGTTCACATTGAGAGGTTGATAGGGCTTGCGAAAACATTTAAGATATTAAAAGGACCCCTCAACTCTACGGAAACAAAATTAGCAAGTGAAATTTCTTATGTGTGTTTTATTATGTGCAATTTTCGAAAGTGCATTGTCCCTAAACATGCATAA
- the LOC136273331 gene encoding scavenger receptor class A member 5-like produces the protein MESSKNTMQIICIIFFARAAFLDAQINNVRLVGGNSPAEGRVEVLYNGEWGTVCDDNFDDKDAAVVCSMLGYSRMNAKSKQQAFFGQGTGRIWMDQLECTDYDSNIFNCSQNILGTHDCGHYKDAGVVCNMFADCGNADILIIMDESGSVGSNHFNTMKTFVQDVIRGLNSVFFRFSVITYSNSPRKIFGFRNFDNLNAIIFSI, from the exons ATGGAATCAAGCAAAAATACAATGCaaattatttgtataattttctttGCAAGAGCCGCATTTCTTGACG ctCAAATAAACAATGTTCGACTGGTAGGGGGAAACTCGCCGGCAGAAGGTCGAGTAGAGGTGTTGTATAACGGAGAATGGGGGACAGTGTGTGATGATAATTTCGATGACAAAGATGCAGCTGTCGTCTGCTCAATGCTGGGTTACAGCAG GATGAATGCTAAGAGTAAACAGCAAGCATTCTTTGGACAAGGAACTGGTAGAATATGGATGGATCAGCTAGAATGTACAGATTATGACAGCAATATATTTAACTGCTCACAGAATATTTTGGGTACACACGACTGTGGACACTACAAAGATGCGGGGGTTGTGTGTAACATGTTTGCAG ATTGTGGGAATGCAGACATTCTGATTATCATGGATGAAAGCGGAAGTGTTGGATCAAATCACTTTAATACAATGAAAACGTTTGTACAAGATGTGATTCGAGGTTTGAATTCAGTATTTTTTAGATTTAGTGTCATAACATACAGTAATTCCccaagaaaaatatttggatttcgCAACTTTGATAATCTAAATGCCATTATATTCAGTATTTAA
- the LOC136273704 gene encoding coadhesin-like: MSGNSQNTKDEAALLRNEGVRIFSIGVGSGPNIKELQSIASSPSDEHVFQVSSFSALSHILNAVQTRTCQASVDGGFSEWTMWTPCSRTCGHGLKSRRRTCTNPVPTRNGRNCTGTYSENTVCSIAGCPVDGNWGHWSSWLDCSVTCGTGNQIRRRFCSNPRPENGGGQCQGSSTDTLTCSLGSCPIHGGFSEWNVWSVCSVSCGGGFKTRERACANPSPRHGGSNCSDYFTDSDICNTSPCPVNGGFGNWGSWSVCSKSCEGGYKVRRRLCNSPTPEYGGKKCIGNASQNLACNELPCPINGGFTEWSNWTDCSKSCGGGLNIRNRSCTNPSPKYGGKHCKGSLSESLNCNEHQCPIDGGFSLWGTWSSCTVSCGGGTLLRSRSCTNPSPLFGGKNCTGNTEQTKDCNIQLCPIDGKYGDWTTWSQCSNSCGGVSKLRSRRCDNPLPQNGGKQCNGINEDHLHCNTQPCPVDGHFSDWGTWTLCSHSCGGGIKTRFRLCNDPFPAFGGRNCSGSFQQFSQCNPSPCPIDGGLSIWNEWSLCSSTCGGGIQIRNRSCTNPVPQKGGKECEGKTTDSLECNVNECPIDGNFSDWGAWTMCSVTCGGGTKMRNRTCTNPSPQFGGKECSDESGQSENCNNISCPVDGGYSEWSLWAECTVPCGGGTSMRKRTCTNPSPQHGGKQCEGEANETVECNTNSCSICNNPAMEFECHNKVHCIDKDYVCDGLPDCADNSDEIPAVCYSGGQAEMTCPEGLYRCPDGSCKTGPEC, from the exons ATGTCCGGTAACTCTCAAAACACAAAAGACGAAGCTGCTTTACTGCGCAATGAAGGAGTGCGCATATTTTCGATTGGGGTTGGAAGTGGACCTAACATAAAAGAGCTTCAGTCAATCGCATCGTCACCTAGCGATGAACACGTCTTCCAAGTATCATCGTTCAGCGCTCTTTCACATATTCTCAATGCAGTGCAAACCAGAACATGTCAAG CATCTGTGGATGGTGGATTCAGTGAATGGACTATGTGGACACCGTGTAGTAGGACGTGCGGACATGGACTCAAGTCAAGACGCCGGACATGTACAAATCCAGTACCTACCAGAAATGGCAGAAACTGCACTGGAACTTACTCAGAAAATACAGTATGCAGTATAGCAGGCTGCCCAGTGGACGGTAATTGGGGACATTGGAGTTCTTGGTTAGATTGCAGTGTGACATGCGGTACCGGCAATCAAATACGGAGAAGATTTTGTTCAAATCCAAGGCCTGAAAATGGAGGTGGACAATGTCAGGGATCTAGCACAGATACACTGACTTGTAGTCTTGGTTCTTGTCCTATTCATGGGGGTTTCAGTGAGTGGAATGTGTGGTCTGTTTGCTCCGTTTCATGTGGGGGTGGATTCAAAACAAGAGAAAGAGCATGTGCCAATCCATCTCCACGACACGGGGGATCCAATTGCTCAGATTATTTTACAGATTCAGATATCTGCAACACTTCTCCTTGTCCCGTAAATGGTGGTTTTGGAAATTGGGGTTCATGGTCGGTGTGTTCCAAAAGCTGTGAAGGGGGATATAAAGTAAGGCGGAGGCTTTGTAATTCACCAACACCCGAGTATGGTGGTAAAAAGTGTATAGGAAATGCTTCACAAAACCTAGCTTGCAACGAACTGCCTTGTCCAATTAATGGAGGATTCACTGAATGGAGCAACTGGACTGATTGTTCCAAAAGTTGTGGAGGGGGTTTGAATATACGTAATCGATCATGTACCAATCCGTCACCTAAATATGGAGGAAAGCATTGCAAAGGTAGTTTGTCTGAGTCTCTAAATTGTAATGAGCATCAGTGTCCTATTGATGGTGGTTTTTCATTATGGGGTACATGGTCCTCGTGCACTGTCTCTTGTGGTGGTGGAACCTTATTACGATCACGATCCTGTACAAACCCTTCTCCTTTATTTGGAGGTAAAAACTGCACTGGTAATACCGAGCAAACTAAAGACTGTAATATACAACTTTGTCCAATTGATGGAAAATATGGCGATTGGACCACATGGTCACAGTGTTCTAATTCATGTGGTGGGGTCTCCAAACTAAGATCGCGAAGATGTGACAATCCTCTTCCTCAGAATGGAGGTAAACAATGTAACGGGATCAATGAAGATCATTTACATTGCAACACTCAACCGTGTCCAGTTGATGGACACTTCAGCGACTGGGGGACATGGACTCTTTGTTCTCATAGCTGTGGAGGAGGCATAAAAACAAGGTTTAGGCTGTGCAATGATCCCTTTCCGGCGTTTGGTGGACGGAATTGCTCGGGTTCGTTTCAACAATTTTCTCAGTGTAACCCATCACCATGTCCAATAGATGGCGGTTTAAGCATATGGAATGAATGGTCACTCTGTTCGTCAACTTGTGGTGGAGGTATTCAAATAAGAAATAGGTCATGCACAAATCCTGTCCCACAAAAGGGGGGGAAAGAATGCGAAGGGAAAACTACGGATTCTCTCGAATGCAATGTTAATGAATGTCCAATAGATGGAAATTTTTCTGATTGGGGGGCTTGGACAATGTGTTCGGTTACATGTGGAGGAGGAACTAAAATGCGAAATCGCACCTGTACAAATCCATCTCCACAATTTGGAGGAAAGGAATGCTCCGATGAATCAGGGCAATCTGAAAATTGCAATAACATCAGTTGTCCAGTAGATGGGGGTTATAGCGAATGGAGTTTATGGGCAGAATGTACCGTCCCGTGTGGGGGAGGAACTTCAATGCGTAAAAGAACTTGTACAAATCCATCGCCACAACATGGAGGTAAACAATGCGAGGGAGAAGCTAATGAAACAGTGGAGTGCAACACAAACAGTTGTTCAA TTTGTAACAACCCCGCAATGGAATTTGAATGTCACAATAAGGTGCACTGTATAGACAAAGATTATGTTTGTGATGGTTTACCAGATTGTGCTGACAATAGTGATGAAATTCCTGCTGTGT GCTATAGTGGTGGTCAAGCTGAGATGACTTGTCCAGAGGGCCTTTATAGGTGCCCGGACGGTTCCTGTAAAACCGGGCCGGAATGTTAA